A segment of the Ovis canadensis isolate MfBH-ARS-UI-01 breed Bighorn chromosome 17, ARS-UI_OviCan_v2, whole genome shotgun sequence genome:
gtccaactctttgcgaccccatgaatcacagcacgccaggcctccctgtccatcaccaactcccggcgttcactcagattcacgtcagtcgagtcagtgatgccatccagccatctcatcctctgtcatccccttctcctcctgcccccaatccaccccagcatcaaagtcttttccaatgagtcaactcttcgcatgaggtggccaaagtactggagtttcagctttagcatcattccttccaaagaaatcccagggctgatctccttcagaatggactggttggatctccttgcagtccaagggactctcaagagtcttctccaacaccacagttcaaaagcatcaattctagtaCCTTAAGCAGTAAGAATAGACAGGGACCAGAATAGTAACTAGAAAAGGTATAAAAGTACTGGAGACGGGAGCAGAGAGCCAGTGTCTGGTATTATTCCAGCATATACTAAATTCCCCTGAGTTAATTATtataggtttgtcataaataTTATAAGGGATGCTTCCCTTTGGTTTGAAACTATTCactgaatatttactgagtaccttgTATGTCAGGTAAAATGCCAGATGCTTATGCTCTGTCAATGTATCTTAACCTTAAAGATCCTCACCCAAATGGAGCTTACATTAGAGGTAGGAGGAAAATGTTGACACATAAGAATTACAATTTTAAATGATCTTAAAGAGAAATAAGTGCTATAGATAAAGGAAAAACTAAGGGGGCGGTTAGAAGTGCCAGGATCAGCATACATTCAGCTCatgcattcaagaaatatttactgagcatctactgtgtgcctgGGGATGTAGCAATAAGTAAGATGGATGGGGTCTGCTCATGGTTTAAATCTCCACTGAAAAGTAAATAAGCATAGAGTAATTTAAATCAATAGTGGACAAGGACAGGTGCAACCAGgagtttaaaggaaaaattacagTCATAGGGAATATCAGGGAATACTTACCATTGATGTCTAATTAACTgagtaaaaatttatttattgaacttACCACCAACTGTAattagttgattaaaaaaaaagtattcctgGGTAGCTGAAAACATGCACATGTAAGAATTACATATACCTCTGATTTTAATTTAGTAATATATTTGCCatagaaataatgaaacaaaacatttttctgtTCTAGTTTGGCATAGCTGTGTGGTTTTCCTACAGCTAAACagacaaaaatgcaaaaacaacTATCTGAGGATACAGAGGAATAAAAGCAGGTGGACTGTGGAGAAGCAACCTagacagaggaaagaaagcaaactaAAACCAATACCAGACTCACTCTACAATAAGCACTAAAGGAAGTTCCTCATACTGAAGGGAAATGATAACATGAAGGAAAATTGGATCtctaggaagaaaggaagagcaagAAATGGTAAATATCTAGATAAATATAGAAAAGGTTTTTTTCCCTGTAAGTCtttaaaatatacagatatatacatatacttataaacaataaatataacaTTGTCTGAGGAGGGTTTCACTGTATATAAATGCAATCCATATGAGAACCATAAATTAAAGGTTGGGGTTATTTGACCCATCTGGTTGCCATGCTTCTAGATTTTATATGAAGTGGTACAATTCTTATTTTAAGCAGACTATGAAAAATTAGTTATGTATAAGACTTCTTGGCAGTCCAATGAAtgtttaagactctgagcttccactgcaggggacatgggtttgatccttggttggggaactaagatcccacatgctgaatgGCACgaccaaaaagtttaaaaaaaaaaaaaaagtatattttaactcCTGGAGTAACTTaaccaaaaacaaacccaaaaaagTATTAGCCAAAAATCCAAGGGATGAATTAAGATattcaaataatattaaaaattttaaaattcaaataatccAAAAGAAGGCAGTAAGGGGAGAACagagatataaagaaaaagaaggacaaaCAGAAAACGTAAAATGGTAGACCTAAATCCCACCATATCAAtaattgttgttcttcagtcgctaattcatgtctgactctgcaaccccctggactgcagcatgccaggcttacctatccttcacaatctcccagagtttgctcaaactcaagtgcattgagtcagtgatgctatccaaccatctcatcctctgcacctggataggaagactcaatattattAAGATATATATTCTCCCTAAATCCACCTGTAgtttcaatgcaatcccaataaAAATTCCAGCAAAGTTTCTTATAGGTATTCACAAACAGATCCtaaaatgtatgtgtataaccagagcaaatttttaaaagaggaaaattgGATGACTTTACTGATTTCAAGAATTGCTATAAAGCTACAGTACTCaagacactttatttttttaatttaaatttatttattttaattggagggtgattacaatattgtattgattttgccatacatcaacatgaatccgccacaggtgtacacgtgttccccatcctggaccaccctcccacctccctccccgtaccatccctctgggtcatcccagtgcaccagccccaagcatcctgtatcctgcatctaaactggactggcgattcgtttcttatatgatattatacatgtttcaatgccattctcccaaatcatcccaccctctccctctcccacagagtccaaaaggctgttctatacatctgtgtctcttttgctgtcttgcatacagggttattgttaccatctttctaaattccatatatatgtgttagtatactgtattggtgtttttctttctggcttacttcactctgtataatcagcttcagtttcatccacctcattagaactgattcaaatgtattctttttaatggctgagtaatactccattgtgtatctgtaccacagctttcttatctattcatctgttgatggacacctaggttgcttccatgtcctggctattataaacagtgctgcgatgaacattggggtacacgtgtctctttcagttctggtttcctcggtgtatatgcccagcagtgggattgctgggtcataaggcagtgctatttccagttttttaaggaatctccacactgttctccatagtggctgtactagtttgcattcccaccaacagtgtaagagggttcccttttctccacaccctctccagcatttattgcttgtagacttttagctcacagccattctgactggcgtgaaatagtacctcattgtggttttgatttgcatttctctgatgagtgatgttgagcatcttttcatgtgtttgttagccatctgtatgtcttctttggagaaatgtctatttagttctttggcccattttttgattgggtcatttatttttctggaattgagctgcaggagttgcttgtatatttttgagattagttgttttcaAGACACTTTACTATGGGCAAAAAGATAGACACAGAACAATGGGACCATGCAGACAATTCAGAAATAGATTAATACATATGgtcaatttatatatatttgtataaaggTACAACttaatgaagagaagaaaatcttTTCAGCAGATAGTATTGGATCAACTGGACATCCACATAGGAAACACTGAACACCAATCCTTATTTCACTatccacaaaaattaattcaaaatggatgatAGATTCAAGTAAAGAAtcaaactataaaatttctagaaaacaagaaaatttttgTGAGCTTGGACTAGATATGGTCTTAGAGTCTGTGTTCACCAGGGATTGAGGGCCTCCAGAGTAATTGCCATGTTTTCTATAATTAAGTCAGCATGATGAGCAGCTCCCAAGGGTTCAGATTTATTAGAAATACTGGGCTCTGCAGGGCTGCTAAAGCTGCACCATGTTACAGAACAGACTCCTGTGTCtttctgttctaaaacctatagaCACACTTTTGTGTAGCCTTTAGGAAAGTGAGCCATTTGTAAACATGATCCCTGTATGTCAGTTAGGTCAAGTTTATTAATCTGTATTAATCCATTTTATCTCAACAGATCATTTTTTGGTTCTCTAAAACCCTTTGAGGTAAATAAGGCAGATTAATGATTCCCTCCCACCCATTTTTTCATGAGGATGCTAAACCTCAAAAGGAATTTGTGCGCAAGTGGGTGAAGTGGTGATGAGCTGGCTCTGAGGCCAGAGCTGCATTCAGAACGAATCCCCTACTTCCTAGCTGGGTGCCTGAGGGCAAATTCACTTCTTCCAATTTAACAGGTGAAACAGGGTATCCCCTTGCTTCTAAGGTTATTAATATATGTtttcatatgtattcttttttgtgtgaACTTCTTGTGCATACACTTGATACTTTTGGTTGGGCTGCTTACCTTTTTCTGAATCATTTATGAGTCCATACCTGTTTTAACTAGGAAACTAATAGATTACTATAATTCCTCATTACTCTTTAGATTCTGTATCTAGAATCAAAAAAATACTGTGActtagcagatttttaaaaactttcaaagaaaacaggagtttagagaaaaagaataaatgatttaaaatatacataaatatcaaACTGTTCAAACAGGTAAAGTTTGAGAAAATCGGTAAGCAGATGGAAAAACAGGTGCTTTCATGTACCACTGACATGAATATAATCAGAGTGATCTTTTTGGAGGATGGTTTATCAGTATCAGAACTGAAAATGCTAAGGATTTACCCCACTAAATTACTCACAAAAGCATTTTATACATATAGAAAAGTTTGCTGAAGCACTCTTTAAAACAGCAAATAACCAGAAATAATCTAAACACAGAAGGCACTAGACTGGTTAATTATGAAACATCTATAAAGTAgataatttattcaaaataatgatacgAATTGTAGTGACCTGTTACCTTAAGACATATGACATGAAGGTACATTAGCTAGGGGGAACAGTACAGAACAATGTATACCAGTGTATAGAAGACTAATCTTTAAACAATATATATGCAGATATATGCTGATATGAATATTTACATTTGCTTCTGAAAGAAAACAAGTAACTGCTAACTGCCATGGAGGAGGctaggcattttctttaccatgTCTTAACAACTGCATGTCTTGCttctcacattaaaaaatatatatttatgtatgtatgtatttggtcgggtcttagttgtagcatatgaATCTTTCAGTTGTGGTGTGAGCGACCTAGTTTCtcgaccatggattgaacctaggccccctgcattggaagcccagTCTTggcgactggaccaccagggaagtcccttgcatttatttttaagggcaatagggtagccattccctttatagcttttgttttacaaaatattgtttaaaaattgaattttaaaaccctgacgttaaaaaaaattactttctccCTTACTCATCCCCAGAGATTACACGAGGCAACATTTCCCAACAGTTTTTTCAAAGGAGGAGGTACTGCAGCCAAAGGTGGGGAAAGGCCCAGCCCTGCTGACTGACACTGCCAGGTCTGGCCTGGATGCCTCTCCATTACAGACCAGGTCAGTGAACAGACCTCCGCCTCCCCTTCCCCGCCTTTTTTGGTACTGATCTATACGGATCACGGTCGGAACAAGGTCGGAACAATGAGAAGCGTGGACTAACTTCTTAGTCATTGTTGTGGTTTCTATACTGAACTACACCAAAAGGGAATGTTTTCAACCAGCTTCACGCTCAGGTTGGAAAGGACCACTTAGAAAATACAAAGGTGCTTTACAGGCAAGATTTGGCCTAAAGTTTTGTGACTTTAAGACCTCCAGTTTTAATAGTTGCTCTTGCTGTTGTGTAATGGCACGTATGTAAGTATCAACCCCCTGTATAGTTCCTAAATCAAGTCCCAATCGTCACTGCTGATCAGGGAAAGGGGCTTCTCACTTAACAGATTGtcggggttttttttctttttggtctgcAGCACATGACTTGCAGATCTTCTGcctatcagggatcaaacccaggctccctgcagtggaagcacagaatcttaaccactggactgccagggaattccctagagatTGTCTCTTGATGTCTCATTATTTATGAAACCCCACACCAAAAAAGGCAAAGTATCTGAAGGCCGCGTTCATCTacacagtgtttttatttttattcaactataagcaaacagcaaaattaacacaacattcaCCAACTCCAGACTggcttgcttttttatttttttttcggctttcttttttaaaccaaagaGTGATCAATTTAACAAGCACAGACTTTCAGATTCTGATAACCTCTTACCCAGCCGTGCTGCTCACCTAGATGGCCAGGCTTTAACAGCAAAGCAACTTCTTCTATGGAGCTTTTTCCAGTATTGCTCTTTTAAGGAGCCATAGCGGGACACTGACACGCAGTAACCAGCCTGAGATGTTGGGGGTTAGTGGACATGCAGGCCCCTGGTTGTCTTGGTGAGACAGAGCCGTGAAAATACATGCCAGTAGGTGCCTTCACACACAGTTCTGTGCTCAGGCTCACAAAGGCAGAGGCAATCaatctcttttttgttttcaaccTCCCTTAAAGATTCTTTGAAGTTCTGTTTTAATACTGCAGACCTGGTCTTttaccagaattttttttcttctttaacgtCTGGGTTGTTGTTCTTGTATTAACATTTTGATAAACTGCATCATAGTACCAAAGAATCCCCCACCAAAACGGAGTTCAAATTTGATCAAAACATAACCCCCCTAAAATTATACAATacaggcagaaggaaagaaaagtcacCCTAAATCTAAATCTGACCGCTCAGGTCTTAGGCAGAAAGATGGAGGAAAATCTACATGCATCACTAAACTGAAACACTGTTTGGGAACTCTGGGACAGTGTACATCTCCTCTACTTCCCAGACAGCTGCTCATAGAGCTTGGGCACATAATCATCCCATTCGGCCTGATAACACGTGCCAGCCACTGGGGTCCCAAGCTCATACTTTTTGCGGAAAGAGGCCACCTTGAATTTGCCACGGTGGTCTCCAGATCGGTTGCTGAGAATGGGCTCGTCACACTTCAGTGGTCCTTCCTGCTCGTAAACCAGCCAGACGTAGCGGTGCAGGCCTggagggagaggcaggagggaagaCATACACAGAGCTAAGCATCTGAGAGGGAGATGTCACCCATTTTCTGAGAATGCACCAACTCGGAGGGACCCAGACCACTCCGTTTATGAGAGGGGGCTAAGTTCACTGCAACTTTATTCACAACAGCCTGGAGGTGAAAGCCCtccaaatgtccactgacaaatgaaaagataaacaaaacatagtatatatatacagtggaatattattcagccttaaaaaaaaagggcAGGAAATCCTGTCCCatgctaccacatggatgaatcttggaaTGGTTCTATCAATACATATGGCATGGATCTTATATGGAGCTACTGAAACTTCCTTTCAGTACACTGCTGAAATACTGCTGATTAGAGCATAGACGTTTTTCAACCATTTTGGACTTCTATGACTCAACAATTCTACTCCTAAGTATTTACCCAAGGAAAATGGAAACATGCCCATAAAAGGACAAGAATGGCAACAGCAAATTTATTCATAATATCCAAACACTAGAAATACAAGCCAAATGTCCAGGGAATGGCTACACAAACTGAGGTATATTTGTGGTATATCTGCACAAGGGAATACTACTTGGCAATGAAAAGGAAGGAGCTACTAATCTCATAATAACATGGATGAGTCTCATAGACACTACCGTAAGTCCAGAAGACCAGTCACAAATGCATACTGCATGACACCATTTATAAGAATACAAGAACAGCAAGAGTAATCCTTAGAGAGAAGAGCCAGAAAATGATTAGCTCTGGGgaaatttaacttaaaaagtcCCTTAAGAACCTTCTGGGGTGACAGAAACATCCTACATCTTATTTCCCATGGTGCTAACATGGATGTATGCAGTGgtcaatatttattgattaaaCCCTTCTGATCTGTgtgttttattatatgtaaattataccttactaaacaaatgtgaaaaggaaaaagaagtgagTCACTGAAGCTTTTTTTGTTAATGAGAACACAGCTGCTACTTGAGAGAACTGCTTTATTCTCATAGGTATACTTTCCATAATTAAACTGCCTGATTTTATAACTGGCTCTAGAGAACTTAAAGAGATGCTTGGGAGAGAGGTCCCTCTTATGAATGCATGAGAGGGCTTTGAGCTTCTGGGCCTACAGATAAACCAGGTCCCTTGTCAGGGACCTTCTTGTACCTCTTCAGAGTAACTTATGGCTGAACAGTGTGTACAAGATCAAGTGTTCTGCCTCATTCCAGTTCCTTGTTCCAGGAAATGGAAACACCTGTCAGGCACATGATAACAGCGCATCTCCCACCATTAGCCTAGGCAGCACTGATCCAACTTGGCGAGGTCCAATACACTATTCTCTAAAAAAAACGTCCATCTAACCAAGTACCCAGGGCTCTGGCCACCTGACACTATAATGAGTCTGAATGTCCCCGTCAGGCAGCTGCTTTAGAGGGGAACTGAGTTGCCTAAAATCTTCACTAGGGTAAGGGCTCTCATAAATAAAAAACTCTAAAAGCTAGACTAAGAGTTTGTAGCACTTTATACCAATCCTAATATACACCCAGGCTCCCCTCCTATCTCCTTCCAAATGCAACCTTTACTGACCTGTGCCCTTGGGAGGCCCAGAGCCCACATAATCGGAGAGAACCGTGCCACTGCTGATGTTGTTGCCCTTCATGTTGACCACCAGGAAATGGTGCCATTCCCTACATGGAGGAAGAGAGGACCATCAGCATCACAGGAAGTCAGGACAAAATCACAGGCAAAGTCAGCCAACAGAACTTTAATTAGGGATACCAAAGTCTGAATTTCATGTAATGTCCACATGTCACAAAGTAttattgctcttttaaaaatgttaaagtctaaataaataaataaataaaaatgttaaagtcaTTCTCAGCTCATGGAGCTGTACAAAAACAGGCCTGAGCAGATCCAGCTCTTGGCTATTCTAGAATCTTGCTCTAGGGAGCAAAAAGCACACTCGGGTTTAAGCATGGAAGTGAACACCCCAAATTGAGTCTATTTCTTCCCACACAGCATGTCCAGCAAGGGACTTACACAGTGCAAGAAGCACTGGGTCACACTGGATGACCCACTATTCCCCATCTTTCTCCAACTTGCCTGTATTTGGGGTCCTTCCTGCTGGGAGCATCCGGATCTGTCAAGACCAAGGTGTACAATTTACCTGGATCAAGGCCATCCCATGTAATGCTGGTGGGCCGGTTCTTAACCTGTAGAAAGGAACAGATTTGGAGCTTAAAAgtcagaaatgctgaagaaaccAGCACTCTTTCTTTGACCTTGGATTCCTCAAAGGTCAAGCACAGAAATTATTAATGAAAGCTCAACTGTACTGACTCTACTAAGAACCCAGAAGTGATGTTTAATATACGTTATTTATTTTAGTCCCAACAACACTATGGGGCTAGTATCCTAGCATGTTACTAACAGAAAGAGGTAGGTCAGGATTTCAAGGGTTGCTGACTACAACCTTACATTATTTGCAATGACACAATCTCTAGACTGGAGACCACATTATCTGGGGCCTGCTAAAGTGAAATCTGAATTAAGTGTACATTTAAAAGGGCAGAGAAAACAAAGATGGACAGACGTGGACAATGAGTTTGGCAAAAAGAGGCTGCCAGATGGGCACTTTACACACCCAAAACAATAAACTCTGTAAACATCTAAATTATTAAACCATCTGAGCACTGTTAATTCGCACTGCTGCCCCGAAGCTTCAGGACCAACTACTGGCCACGGTGTCCGAGCACCTAGTTCCCCAACTTGCAGCAGCCAGAACCTGGTTAGGCCTTAGCCAAGTGGGGAGGGGGTCGGGGGTCAGAAGCCAAACGGTAAAACACGGCCGGCCGTTACCCTCGAGCCTTCCAGCTGCAGAACGCACCTACCTTTGGGTAGCTTCCAGCTCCAGACCGTTAAAAACAAAGGAGGAATCACAGGGCCCTGCTGCTCACTAGTTACGTAATGCGTCAAATGCCCTCGGGTGGGGCTTTTACTCCCCATACTGCGGCCTAATATTCCCGGCCTGGAGGGGACACTCTGGGGGCGTGAGCAGCCACTGCCCACTTCCTCCGGGGGAAGGCCTCCTTCCCTGCCTGCTCCTCGAAGTCCCAGGAGAGTGTATCAATTTCTTCCACAGGGCAAGCCCCGCCCGCCACGTGCCAGGTTCCGGGCGCTAGTTAGGGGGAGGGAGCGATGGGCAGGCCTGCGGCTTGGGCACCGCGACTCCCTTCCCTAGGTGGATCCGGCGCACTAGAGGCCGGAACGTCCTCCCCACTTCTACTGGGTCGCCGACCTGAAAGCCTCCGAGCCGCCAGCAGCTGCACCCCTTCCGCCCTCGGTACCTGGGTGGGTGTCAGCACTTTGCCCAGTTCGTCGACCTCCGCCCCGCCGTATTTGACCTGCAGCGGGTGCTGCGGCCGCTCATCCACT
Coding sequences within it:
- the PEBP1 gene encoding phosphatidylethanolamine-binding protein 1; translation: MPVDLSKWSGPLSLQEVDERPQHPLQVKYGGAEVDELGKVLTPTQVKNRPTSITWDGLDPGKLYTLVLTDPDAPSRKDPKYREWHHFLVVNMKGNNISSGTVLSDYVGSGPPKGTGLHRYVWLVYEQEGPLKCDEPILSNRSGDHRGKFKVASFRKKYELGTPVAGTCYQAEWDDYVPKLYEQLSGK